One window of the Spirochaetia bacterium 38H-sp genome contains the following:
- a CDS encoding STAS domain-containing protein, giving the protein MKLQTKNQGDVQIIELDGDLDVFSCVALKQEVDKLFNAGTQKMIINMNKVPYIDSRGVGVLIYTNSLFKKSGRKFFLTNVNGSVKRVIELTKLLGYLPIANSDTEAIQQM; this is encoded by the coding sequence ATGAAACTACAAACAAAAAATCAAGGTGATGTTCAGATTATAGAACTTGACGGGGATCTGGACGTTTTTAGCTGTGTAGCACTGAAACAGGAAGTAGATAAGCTCTTTAATGCCGGAACACAAAAGATGATTATCAATATGAACAAGGTACCCTATATAGATAGCCGCGGCGTTGGTGTGCTTATCTATACAAACTCACTTTTTAAAAAATCAGGAAGGAAGTTTTTTCTTACCAATGTAAATGGTTCTGTAAAAAGAGTTATAGAGCTTACCAAGCTCTTGGGATATTTACCCATCGCTAACTCAGATACAGAAGCAATACAACAGATGTAA
- a CDS encoding YbaB/EbfC family nucleoid-associated protein produces the protein MNPFDLIKNFGSLQEKMTQAQEELKKLKVSGESGAGMVKIVMRGDFSVEEVKIDPSIVNSDEVGLLEDLVASALSSAMENLKSAMQDNMKNSFGSELFFGPGGNIV, from the coding sequence ATGAACCCTTTTGATTTGATAAAGAATTTTGGATCGCTACAGGAAAAAATGACCCAGGCTCAGGAAGAGTTAAAAAAGCTCAAGGTTTCCGGAGAATCGGGAGCAGGTATGGTTAAAATAGTTATGAGAGGAGATTTTAGTGTGGAGGAGGTCAAGATTGACCCTTCCATTGTTAATTCTGATGAGGTTGGTCTTTTGGAAGATTTGGTAGCATCCGCCCTTTCTTCTGCAATGGAAAACTTAAAATCAGCAATGCAGGATAATATGAAGAATTCTTTTGGTTCCGAGCTGTTTTTTGGTCCGGGTGGGAATATAGTATGA
- a CDS encoding MFS transporter, giving the protein MSRTNIQEKSWILYDWANSAHTMIIMTVIFPIFFKKVLAQDMDEHSSTAIIGYANSIVAAVIAILSPVLGTLADYKDSKKRFFTVFFMMGVLSSAGLAFIAVGNWMAGIILFALSILGFSGANIFYDSMLIDITSNDKMDRVSTSAYAWGYIGGNIPFIISYVLISQFPKFLPSVTTDAMTRVSFLIAAGWWAVFTIPFFIFVKQKYFVEHKGNPIKEAFVRIYHTFKNAREYKALFIFLIAYFFYIDGVVTIIKMAIPIGLDIGLTDNTLLLILLVVQFVAFPFSLIYGWFAKKFGTRPVLFFGLGTYFVIVFIAIFLPYLPGVGLKTAFFWGLAMLVGTAQGGIQSLSRSYYAKLVPKEKSAEFFGFYNVMGKFAAIMGPALVGGLGDLTKNTSVGISSLLILFIVGLISLIKVSYMEKEQNNA; this is encoded by the coding sequence ATGAGCAGGACAAACATACAAGAAAAAAGCTGGATTCTTTATGACTGGGCAAACTCGGCACACACTATGATTATCATGACAGTTATATTTCCAATATTTTTTAAAAAAGTTCTTGCCCAAGATATGGATGAGCATTCTTCCACTGCGATAATAGGGTATGCAAATAGTATAGTTGCAGCTGTTATTGCAATACTTTCTCCTGTTTTGGGAACTCTTGCAGATTACAAAGACAGCAAAAAACGCTTTTTTACTGTCTTTTTTATGATGGGTGTTCTTTCCTCGGCAGGGCTTGCCTTTATTGCTGTAGGTAACTGGATGGCAGGTATTATTTTATTTGCTCTTTCTATTTTGGGTTTTTCCGGAGCTAATATTTTTTATGATTCAATGCTTATAGATATAACAAGCAATGACAAAATGGATAGGGTTTCCACAAGTGCTTATGCCTGGGGGTATATTGGAGGCAATATACCCTTTATCATTTCTTATGTCCTGATAAGTCAGTTTCCCAAGTTTCTTCCTTCTGTAACTACAGATGCGATGACCAGAGTTTCTTTTCTGATTGCTGCTGGTTGGTGGGCAGTTTTTACTATCCCGTTTTTTATATTTGTAAAACAAAAGTATTTTGTTGAGCATAAAGGTAACCCCATAAAAGAAGCGTTTGTACGTATTTATCATACCTTTAAGAATGCAAGAGAATATAAAGCACTTTTTATTTTTCTTATTGCATATTTTTTCTATATTGATGGTGTTGTAACAATTATAAAGATGGCTATTCCAATAGGCCTTGATATAGGGCTCACGGACAATACTCTCTTGTTGATACTTCTTGTTGTTCAATTTGTTGCTTTTCCATTTTCTCTTATTTATGGTTGGTTTGCAAAGAAATTTGGTACGAGACCTGTTTTATTTTTCGGTCTGGGGACATACTTTGTTATAGTCTTTATTGCTATTTTCCTTCCCTATTTGCCTGGAGTAGGTCTTAAAACAGCTTTTTTCTGGGGGCTTGCCATGCTTGTAGGAACAGCTCAGGGAGGGATTCAGTCTCTGAGTCGTTCTTATTATGCAAAGCTTGTACCCAAGGAAAAATCGGCGGAGTTCTTTGGCTTTTACAATGTAATGGGCAAATTTGCAGCAATTATGGGCCCTGCACTGGTTGGAGGGCTGGGTGACCTTACCAAGAATACATCTGTGGGAATATCCAGTCTTTTGATTTTGTTTATAGTTGGGCTTATTTCTCTCATAAAAGTATCTTATATGGAAAAGGAACAAAATAATGCCTAA
- the recR gene encoding recombination mediator RecR, producing MNSIDVLVNYLSRIPGLGQKSARRIAYWLVKADVSFVRELGNLISSLPDKIKKCRICGMLSETQVCEFCADATRNSSLICVVEQPSDVFAIEATRSYRGLYHVLNGVISPLEGVGPDDISIAELIERIKKATVKEIIIATNPTVEGDTTALYISRLIEPLGIKVSRLALGLPVGGDLEYADRTTLARALEGRQSLN from the coding sequence ATGAACTCAATAGATGTTCTGGTTAATTATCTTTCCAGAATTCCTGGATTAGGACAGAAAAGTGCCAGGAGGATTGCTTATTGGTTAGTAAAGGCTGATGTCTCTTTTGTAAGAGAATTGGGAAACCTTATCTCTTCTCTTCCTGATAAAATAAAAAAATGTAGAATCTGCGGTATGCTTAGCGAGACGCAAGTTTGCGAATTTTGTGCTGATGCCACACGGAATTCTTCTCTTATTTGTGTTGTTGAGCAGCCTTCCGATGTTTTTGCAATAGAGGCCACAAGGTCTTATAGAGGTCTTTACCATGTTTTAAACGGTGTCATATCTCCTCTTGAGGGTGTTGGCCCTGATGATATATCCATTGCAGAGCTTATAGAGAGGATAAAAAAGGCAACGGTAAAAGAGATAATAATAGCGACCAATCCTACTGTAGAGGGAGATACCACGGCTTTATATATATCTCGTCTTATTGAGCCTTTGGGAATAAAAGTAAGTAGGTTGGCACTTGGTTTGCCTGTTGGAGGTGATCTTGAGTATGCTGATAGAACAACTCTAGCACGTGCACTGGAAGGAAGGCAAAGTTTAAACTGA
- a CDS encoding ATP-binding protein: MENTEIRLLKVDENSPLFDTKGMFYKEFPSDFRQVRYFTLLIVQKAPPEIREVNLLEQQISEILINAIKHGNKRDLNKKVKVWYKFTPESAHIIVEDEGEGFKKLEEWNEFHKRRTQAFFQQDFDTLEKYISFRTEESEEMDGGNAMFAAVEYWNGGIVYNNKKNKVAVLKTFPKKRHGVTIEEIQQITTA; this comes from the coding sequence ATGGAAAACACAGAAATAAGACTGCTTAAAGTAGATGAGAACAGTCCACTATTTGATACTAAAGGAATGTTTTATAAAGAATTCCCAAGTGATTTCAGACAGGTAAGATATTTTACTCTTCTTATTGTTCAAAAAGCCCCACCTGAGATAAGAGAAGTAAACCTTCTTGAACAACAAATAAGCGAAATTCTTATCAATGCAATAAAACACGGAAATAAAAGAGACCTCAATAAGAAGGTCAAGGTGTGGTACAAATTCACTCCAGAATCAGCTCATATAATTGTAGAAGATGAAGGAGAAGGATTCAAAAAACTGGAAGAATGGAACGAATTCCATAAAAGAAGGACACAAGCCTTCTTCCAACAGGATTTTGATACACTGGAAAAGTATATATCTTTTAGAACGGAAGAAAGCGAAGAAATGGACGGCGGTAACGCCATGTTCGCAGCAGTAGAATATTGGAATGGCGGAATAGTATATAACAATAAAAAAAATAAGGTTGCAGTATTAAAAACCTTTCCAAAAAAGCGACATGGAGTTACAATAGAAGAGATACAACAGATAACAACCGCTTAA
- the dnaX gene encoding DNA polymerase III subunit gamma/tau, with protein sequence MFEVTANRKRPQAFSQLVGQEFVVSTLSNALSEGRIAHAYLFSGPRGVGKTSAARILARALNCEKGITPEPCGVCDSCREILTGSSIDVIEIDGASNTSVNDVRVIRDEVLFAPSKARYKVYIIDEVHMLSNSAFNALLKTIEEPPPYVVFIFATTELQRVPATIRSRCQQYHFRLVSYEQIVSLLASVCREIGVEAEDEALMWIAKESGGSLRDAYTLFDQVVSFCDKKISFSIIKEKLGLAGFDSIQSLVACCSRGDTASALSSLDGILSAGISVEQCVIDIVDYLRALLFVKGGVKRDSLLGYSFSRFDSSVVDSFSLFQIEKAIEIFLSVYRDIRYSVNQRYELELAVARLSHVSSWLSPEELAKRLERVRAAIASMPSEVTGVKKNFLENTDYSREVARSDDSELEEVQKGDTESVVVSTNQSSAIINIVELFLSRAREHSLTLEAALKSGHIQLKDKELVCAFSSSSAYLFVKPHYDFLVRMLKEIAGSDYNLILQGEDDEELESEESEEISQSEESAVSEYESTDKNIERIKDIFRGEIIS encoded by the coding sequence ATGTTTGAAGTTACTGCTAACAGAAAAAGGCCGCAGGCGTTTTCTCAGCTGGTTGGTCAGGAGTTTGTTGTTTCTACTTTATCCAATGCTCTTTCTGAGGGGAGGATTGCTCATGCTTATCTTTTTTCCGGTCCCCGCGGTGTGGGTAAGACTTCTGCAGCAAGAATCCTTGCGCGTGCCCTCAACTGCGAAAAGGGAATTACTCCGGAGCCTTGCGGTGTATGTGATTCTTGCAGAGAGATTCTTACGGGTTCTTCCATAGATGTTATAGAGATAGATGGTGCTTCCAATACTTCTGTAAATGATGTGCGTGTAATACGCGATGAAGTGCTTTTTGCTCCTTCCAAGGCTAGATATAAGGTCTATATAATTGACGAAGTGCATATGCTGTCCAATAGTGCTTTTAACGCACTTTTAAAGACCATAGAAGAACCTCCTCCGTATGTTGTTTTTATTTTTGCTACTACGGAGTTACAGCGTGTTCCTGCTACTATACGTTCCAGATGTCAGCAGTATCACTTTAGACTTGTGTCTTATGAGCAGATTGTTTCTCTGCTTGCTTCTGTTTGCCGGGAGATTGGTGTTGAGGCTGAGGATGAGGCTCTTATGTGGATTGCCAAGGAATCTGGCGGTTCCTTGAGAGATGCTTATACTCTTTTTGACCAAGTGGTTTCTTTTTGTGATAAAAAGATCAGTTTTTCTATCATAAAAGAAAAACTTGGTCTTGCTGGTTTTGATAGTATTCAATCCTTGGTTGCCTGTTGCTCCAGAGGTGATACTGCTTCTGCACTTTCTTCTTTGGATGGTATTCTTTCTGCCGGTATTTCTGTTGAACAGTGTGTTATAGATATTGTAGATTACTTACGGGCTCTTCTTTTTGTTAAAGGAGGAGTAAAACGGGATTCTCTGCTGGGTTATTCTTTTTCCCGCTTTGACAGCTCTGTTGTTGATTCTTTCTCTCTTTTTCAGATAGAAAAGGCAATAGAGATTTTTTTGTCCGTTTATCGTGATATTCGTTATTCTGTAAATCAGCGCTATGAACTGGAGTTGGCTGTTGCAAGACTTTCTCATGTTTCTTCCTGGCTTTCTCCGGAGGAGCTTGCAAAGAGGTTGGAGAGAGTCAGAGCTGCTATTGCATCTATGCCCAGTGAGGTTACCGGAGTAAAAAAAAACTTCTTAGAGAATACTGATTACAGTAGAGAGGTTGCTAGGTCTGATGATTCTGAGCTAGAAGAAGTCCAGAAAGGGGATACAGAGTCTGTTGTTGTTTCTACAAATCAATCTTCTGCTATTATAAATATTGTGGAGCTATTTTTATCAAGAGCCAGAGAACATTCTCTTACTCTTGAAGCAGCATTAAAAAGCGGTCACATACAGTTAAAAGATAAGGAGTTGGTGTGTGCTTTCTCTTCTTCTTCTGCTTATCTTTTTGTCAAACCTCATTATGATTTTTTAGTAAGAATGTTAAAAGAAATAGCAGGAAGTGATTATAATCTCATTCTGCAGGGGGAGGACGATGAGGAATTAGAGTCGGAAGAATCTGAGGAAATATCTCAATCTGAAGAATCTGCTGTTTCTGAGTATGAAAGTACGGACAAAAATATAGAGAGAATTAAAGATATTTTTAGGGGAGAAATAATAAGCTGA
- a CDS encoding NAD-dependent epimerase/dehydratase family protein, which yields MRVLFIGGTGNISYYCTLEAVKQGLDVVLVTRGKTGIRPIPSSVKIIKADVNDTEFVLTELKRQNINIDVLVDWVAFTVSDVKRDMLLCSKLGASYFFISSASIYKKPPISPIITEETPVSNPYWKYSQDKIEAEDFVRREFPKLGLRYTIIRPSHTIGEGWLPTSLGSTGFTVASRILEDKEIVIHDDGNAFWTLTHSEDFAKGFVPLLYLDYDFDTFNITSGFFYSWNTIHNVIAKTLGKKLLPVYVKSSHIAMLDKDKGASLIGDKAYTTLFDMSRLKSVVKNFSPVIGLEEMIARSIKWYEDNPQSRKKDQYVNYLYDRIIEIQKKADSLWVKTEV from the coding sequence TTGAGAGTACTTTTTATAGGTGGTACAGGAAATATTTCTTATTATTGTACATTAGAGGCGGTAAAGCAAGGGTTAGATGTTGTTCTTGTTACAAGAGGGAAAACAGGGATAAGACCTATACCTTCTTCTGTAAAGATTATAAAAGCGGATGTAAATGATACGGAGTTCGTTTTGACAGAACTCAAGAGGCAGAATATCAATATAGATGTTCTTGTAGATTGGGTCGCTTTTACCGTCTCAGATGTTAAGCGGGATATGTTATTATGTTCTAAGCTGGGGGCAAGTTATTTTTTTATCAGTTCTGCTTCTATATATAAGAAGCCACCTATCAGCCCTATAATTACAGAAGAAACCCCTGTTTCCAATCCGTATTGGAAATATTCTCAGGATAAAATAGAAGCTGAGGATTTTGTAAGAAGAGAATTCCCAAAGCTTGGTTTGAGATATACGATAATCAGACCTTCTCATACGATTGGAGAGGGTTGGCTTCCTACTTCCCTAGGTTCTACCGGCTTTACTGTTGCCTCCAGAATTCTGGAAGACAAAGAAATAGTTATACATGATGACGGTAATGCGTTTTGGACTCTTACTCACTCTGAGGATTTTGCAAAAGGTTTTGTGCCTTTATTATATCTTGATTATGATTTTGATACCTTTAATATCACTTCTGGCTTTTTTTACTCATGGAATACCATACACAATGTGATTGCTAAGACTCTTGGAAAAAAGCTATTGCCTGTTTATGTAAAATCATCTCACATAGCAATGCTGGACAAGGATAAGGGAGCCAGTCTTATAGGAGATAAGGCTTATACTACTTTGTTTGATATGAGCAGATTGAAGTCCGTAGTAAAAAATTTTTCTCCAGTTATTGGTCTGGAAGAAATGATAGCGCGTTCTATAAAGTGGTATGAGGATAATCCTCAGTCTAGGAAGAAAGACCAATATGTGAATTATCTCTATGACAGAATAATAGAGATACAAAAAAAAGCAGATAGCCTGTGGGTTAAAACTGAAGTGTAA
- a CDS encoding GAF domain-containing SpoIIE family protein phosphatase, whose amino-acid sequence MGDISFVALSLLWIRTYSSSRNTDIIVIIISSITAITIFLLNFLGVFNITIILGIIPLSIITIYFLVEYTRISIHNTEGAEDIIGIRPFAILTIISSPFLSLFTGYNNSAIGQFFLIFPIVYSGIIVMFYVLKHINKQEFQNQRLTQDIENLFDFMKKVSSVTRTELQIDRILQYVTESTMQNVDADGAAILILDEFDPTIIRVRAVSGFYPPPFPVPQMVKTKSSVFEEYFRSQQIPIAADNVLSETVREVKPIFIRNSAQDDRLKHNRGDDLLYLSSFISVPLIANNRVFGVLSLIKRRRNRYFTQNDFSHILTFADYSSLIIDTIYTYIELLEKREMEREVNIAAEIQQKLIPQYMPEISTLDLRVHSIPLHGVSGDYYDIFTLDENKLALFMCDVAGKGVPAALIMVMIHSILHLIASPNRDPAVTLTWLNRGLFGRISVDHYATVSYAIYDSEKRVLEYTNAAHHPLIVIRPSDKKIFKVDTRGLPIGIEQNIVYEKKSIPLQKGDIAILYTDGITEAMNKDGEQYGLERLLKILLANAEKDIEEITETVKSDLAEFVGRAKQHDDQTFLLLKVK is encoded by the coding sequence TTGGGTGATATATCTTTTGTAGCACTGTCTCTTTTATGGATAAGAACTTATAGTTCATCAAGGAATACAGACATAATTGTAATAATAATTTCTTCCATAACCGCAATAACAATATTTCTGCTCAATTTTCTAGGTGTATTTAACATCACTATTATTTTGGGAATCATTCCGCTAAGTATAATAACAATATATTTTTTAGTAGAATACACAAGGATATCAATACACAATACAGAAGGGGCAGAAGACATAATAGGCATAAGACCTTTTGCTATTCTTACCATTATATCAAGCCCTTTTCTATCCCTTTTTACAGGATACAACAATAGTGCAATAGGCCAGTTTTTTCTGATTTTTCCAATTGTTTATAGTGGTATAATAGTGATGTTTTATGTACTCAAGCATATCAACAAACAAGAGTTTCAGAATCAGCGGCTTACTCAGGATATAGAAAATCTTTTTGACTTTATGAAAAAAGTCTCGTCCGTAACCAGAACAGAGCTGCAGATAGACCGGATATTACAATATGTAACAGAATCTACAATGCAGAATGTTGATGCTGATGGGGCGGCAATATTAATCCTTGACGAATTTGACCCCACTATCATAAGAGTAAGAGCTGTATCCGGATTTTATCCTCCACCATTTCCTGTACCACAGATGGTGAAAACAAAATCCAGCGTTTTTGAAGAATATTTCAGATCACAGCAAATCCCCATAGCCGCCGATAATGTATTATCGGAAACAGTGAGAGAAGTAAAACCGATATTCATAAGGAATTCTGCTCAGGATGACAGATTAAAACATAACAGAGGAGACGATTTGCTGTATTTGAGTTCTTTTATATCAGTACCACTTATAGCAAACAACAGAGTTTTTGGTGTATTATCTCTGATTAAGAGAAGAAGAAACAGATATTTTACTCAGAATGACTTTTCTCATATACTTACCTTTGCAGACTATTCCTCTCTCATAATCGATACAATATACACATATATAGAGCTTCTGGAAAAGAGAGAAATGGAAAGAGAAGTAAACATAGCAGCAGAAATCCAACAGAAGCTAATACCACAATATATGCCAGAGATTTCTACTCTTGATTTACGTGTACATTCCATTCCTTTACATGGTGTGAGCGGAGACTACTATGATATCTTTACACTAGATGAGAATAAGCTCGCACTATTTATGTGTGATGTTGCAGGAAAAGGAGTCCCTGCTGCCCTCATAATGGTTATGATCCATTCCATACTACACCTTATAGCTTCTCCCAACAGAGATCCAGCCGTAACTCTTACATGGTTAAACCGAGGTCTCTTTGGCAGAATAAGCGTAGACCACTATGCAACTGTTTCCTATGCTATATATGACTCAGAAAAAAGAGTATTGGAATACACTAATGCAGCACACCATCCTCTCATCGTGATAAGACCATCTGATAAAAAAATCTTCAAAGTAGATACAAGAGGTCTTCCAATAGGAATAGAACAAAATATAGTATACGAGAAAAAAAGCATTCCTTTGCAAAAAGGAGATATTGCTATACTCTACACAGATGGCATAACAGAAGCCATGAACAAAGACGGAGAACAATACGGATTGGAAAGACTATTAAAAATTCTTTTGGCAAATGCAGAAAAGGATATAGAAGAGATAACAGAAACAGTAAAATCAGATCTTGCAGAATTTGTAGGAAGAGCAAAACAACACGATGATCAAACTTTTTTACTTTTAAAAGTAAAATAA
- a CDS encoding PTS sugar transporter subunit IIA produces the protein MFVIDYLKPEGVFLNLGAYKKKEELFSVLVDKACDAGLLPDELRDAVVAELVDREKQATTGIGEGIAIPHCKMEGLKNACVLAATIPEGMKYASMDGRPVRLVFCFLFPAEQGMQYLQVLAKLSRILKDENIRNKLILAQDVEVFRSVLAEADVVPLTKVGKRGNFAFILCVNEEGTDEAVLSSLVEIGAQTAIILESETLQKKLLYDIPIFAGVKFFHSKTPFSKTYVGTLSSLEQADFLAKLLKGQGVDIMKPGGGFLLAFEAGRLIGGVPEDLDV, from the coding sequence ATGTTTGTTATTGATTATTTGAAACCTGAGGGGGTTTTCCTTAATCTGGGGGCTTATAAGAAGAAGGAAGAGCTGTTTTCTGTGCTTGTAGATAAGGCTTGTGATGCGGGTTTGCTTCCTGATGAACTACGTGATGCGGTTGTGGCAGAGCTTGTGGATAGGGAAAAACAAGCTACAACAGGTATCGGTGAGGGGATTGCGATTCCTCACTGTAAGATGGAAGGGCTTAAGAATGCATGTGTGCTTGCTGCAACTATTCCGGAGGGAATGAAATATGCAAGCATGGATGGAAGGCCTGTGAGGCTGGTGTTTTGTTTTCTTTTCCCGGCCGAGCAGGGGATGCAATACCTGCAGGTTCTCGCAAAGTTGTCAAGAATTTTAAAGGATGAAAATATAAGGAATAAGCTTATTCTTGCTCAGGATGTGGAGGTTTTTCGCTCTGTGCTTGCCGAGGCAGATGTAGTGCCGCTTACAAAGGTAGGAAAGAGGGGTAACTTTGCTTTTATTCTATGCGTCAATGAAGAGGGAACGGATGAGGCCGTTCTTTCTTCTCTTGTGGAGATTGGTGCGCAGACTGCTATTATTCTTGAATCGGAGACTTTGCAAAAAAAATTGTTATATGATATTCCTATTTTTGCAGGGGTTAAGTTTTTTCATTCTAAGACGCCTTTTTCTAAGACATATGTGGGTACTTTATCTTCTTTGGAACAGGCTGATTTTCTTGCCAAGTTGCTTAAGGGACAGGGAGTTGATATTATGAAGCCTGGCGGAGGTTTTTTGCTTGCTTTTGAGGCAGGGAGACTTATCGGAGGTGTGCCAGAAGATTTGGATGTGTAG
- a CDS encoding DUF4954 family protein, with protein MKETIIQALRRETALEKEINMLKEKIKNIKSRALSKEEINILEKQGNISSDWSKIRVAEDFNPKCIFYSFFIGDCYISKIEKQDIYSYPSGIYHSTIKESIILDTCSINRCAMLDNFIIDKNALLIEVTGSNKNQFTPGIGPKISCGIETGGREINLSVFITPEIAEVFTSRPLDKKTIEEEKKRIEEYRSLAGMTKTYIGKNCILQNAKDLEECWIGDNSKITSSIIRKSTIISSLDSPVNISHNSYIENSIIQYGAEIKRGAIVRSSLIMETSGAEDHGKIDSCIIFPNTHIAKGEVTASLIGPFVGMHHQSLLIAAYWPEGKGNVAYGANVGSNHTSRQPDQEIWPGEGMFFGLGCVVKFPANFRNAPYSTIASGITTLPQKMEFPFSLIVQPLSPIEDVPPAFNQIIPAWALTSNLYGIFRNQEKFRTRNRAKYYSPVYEIFRPKIIKLMHTALKRLQNPPEISNIYKSGDIRGLGKNVLLEADRLRAIDAYRFFINYGLLRIILGIVKTKETESWKKEIADITEEYDLTSQPRPILIQKYMEMLPIIRESITKSRKKDFIRGRRVIDDYDLTHQEEDAFFKAIEKRFKEEEEALL; from the coding sequence ATGAAAGAAACTATTATACAAGCACTTAGACGAGAAACTGCCCTGGAAAAAGAAATAAATATGCTAAAAGAAAAAATAAAAAATATTAAATCCAGAGCACTTAGCAAAGAAGAAATAAACATTCTAGAAAAACAGGGCAATATAAGCTCAGACTGGTCAAAAATAAGAGTTGCAGAAGATTTTAATCCCAAATGCATTTTCTATTCTTTTTTTATAGGTGATTGTTATATCTCAAAAATAGAAAAACAGGATATATACTCATATCCTTCGGGAATCTATCACAGTACAATAAAAGAAAGTATTATTCTTGATACTTGTTCCATAAACAGATGTGCAATGCTTGATAATTTTATAATAGATAAAAATGCTCTTCTTATAGAAGTAACAGGCAGTAATAAAAATCAATTTACTCCAGGGATAGGTCCCAAAATATCCTGTGGCATAGAAACAGGAGGAAGAGAAATAAACCTTTCGGTATTTATAACTCCGGAAATAGCAGAAGTATTCACAAGCAGACCATTGGATAAAAAAACAATTGAAGAAGAAAAAAAACGCATAGAAGAATATCGCTCTCTAGCTGGTATGACAAAAACATACATAGGAAAAAATTGCATACTGCAAAATGCAAAAGATCTGGAAGAATGCTGGATAGGAGACAACTCCAAGATAACATCAAGTATAATAAGAAAAAGCACTATAATATCCAGCCTTGATTCTCCTGTAAACATAAGTCATAACAGCTATATAGAGAATTCTATAATTCAATATGGTGCAGAAATAAAACGTGGTGCTATAGTAAGATCCAGCTTAATTATGGAAACAAGCGGGGCGGAAGACCACGGCAAGATAGATAGCTGTATAATATTTCCCAATACTCATATAGCAAAAGGAGAGGTAACGGCAAGCCTGATTGGACCATTTGTGGGGATGCACCACCAATCCCTTTTAATTGCAGCATACTGGCCGGAGGGAAAAGGTAACGTTGCATACGGAGCCAATGTAGGCTCAAACCATACCTCAAGACAACCAGATCAAGAAATCTGGCCAGGAGAAGGAATGTTTTTTGGTCTTGGCTGCGTGGTAAAATTCCCTGCAAACTTTAGAAATGCACCTTACAGCACAATAGCATCGGGAATAACAACACTACCACAAAAGATGGAATTCCCTTTTTCTCTTATCGTACAGCCACTGTCTCCCATAGAAGATGTACCACCTGCTTTCAATCAGATTATCCCCGCCTGGGCTCTCACTAGCAATCTATACGGGATTTTTAGAAACCAGGAAAAGTTTAGAACCAGAAACAGAGCAAAATACTATTCACCTGTTTACGAGATTTTTCGCCCAAAAATAATAAAACTCATGCACACAGCTCTAAAACGGCTTCAAAACCCACCGGAGATATCAAATATTTATAAATCAGGAGATATAAGAGGATTAGGAAAAAACGTACTATTAGAAGCAGACAGACTTAGGGCAATAGATGCTTATAGATTTTTTATCAATTACGGATTGCTTAGAATCATTCTTGGAATAGTAAAAACAAAAGAAACAGAAAGCTGGAAAAAAGAAATAGCCGATATAACAGAAGAATACGATTTAACCAGCCAACCAAGACCGATTCTAATACAAAAATATATGGAAATGCTGCCGATAATAAGAGAATCAATAACAAAATCCAGGAAAAAAGATTTTATAAGAGGCAGGAGAGTTATAGACGATTATGACCTTACACATCAGGAAGAAGATGCCTTTTTTAAAGCTATAGAAAAAAGGTTTAAAGAAGAAGAGGAGGCCCTTCTATAG